Part of the Lates calcarifer isolate ASB-BC8 linkage group LG6, TLL_Latcal_v3, whole genome shotgun sequence genome, aacaaaaataatctaaGAAATCTAAAAAGGATGTGAAATATTCGATTTATTTTTGGTTTCCAAGGTGAAACATGAAGCGACAAAATACTCACTGAATGGATGACTGTGCGTCATCGCAGCAGCGCCAATAGCGAGCACGCCTCCTGTCAAATACTAAAGCTGCTCTCCTCCGAGTTCCAGAGGTGGAACCCGTTCTCTACTTGATGACCAAGTGGAAATCAACAAATGTCTGCTCAGTTTGAACagtcatattttctgtttttatgctttCTCACATAAAGGCGCAATGGATTTAAACTTCACCCTCTCGGGGCACGATTTGTCCGACTGGAGCGCGCTGGCGCAGAGACTCTTTGGGAATAACTCACTGTCTCCATTCGATAACAGCACTGCCGCTCCCAAAACGGACGAGGAAGACTTGGAAGTCAACACGGACGTTTACTCCAAGGTGATAGTTACTGTTATATACGCGGCTCTTTTCGCCGTGGGCTCTCTGGGGAACTCCATCACCCTGTACACGTTGCTGACCAAAAAGACTCTGCAGAACCTCCAGAGCACCGTGCACTACCACCTGGCCAGCCTCGCCGTGTCCGACCTACTGATCCTCGTCCTCTCCATGCCCATCGAGCTTTACAACTTCATCTGGTTCCACCACCCGTGGGTATTCGGGGATGCAGTGTGCAGGGGTTACTACTTTCTCCGGGACAGCTGCTCCTACGCCACCGCGCTAAACATCGCCAGCCTGAGCGTTGAACGTTACATGGCCATCTGCCACCCGTTTAAAGCCAAGAGCATCATGTCCCGCAGCCGCACCAAGAAGCTTATCAGCGCCATGTGGCTCGCGTCCTTTGCGCTCGCCATGCCGATGCTCTTCACCATGGGCCAGGTGATGCGTAAAGGCGAGAAGATATGTACCACCATCGTCTCCCCTGTCACCATGAAGACTGTTCTTCAGGtgggtgtaaaaaaaaagtgtcttgTCGCTGGTTTGTGTAGAGGCTTTACGCACACGTTTTCCATCGCTGCCACATTTACGCACCGACACGAATTAAAgttgaaaatgttaatgaaagcGTGAGGTTCATGTTGgggtgatttttattttttatttatttcttttacatgtacatacatgtgTGCCATATCGCTTGACAAACTATAGGGCTTTACGCGCGAATGTGTGTCCAAAATTCTACTAAATCTACTGATTTTCACTGGAAACTACAAAAAGAAACGAAATCATCATCACGTTAGTTTTATCAAGCTATTTAGGCTTTAATTCAGTatatcaaaacaaatgaacCTAGCGTTTTGTTAGTGAATTTCATTGCAAGTTCATTTCCTCGAGGAAATGAAGAAGGTAGATCTGCACCATCATCAACAACATGAGACTTGTTTCTGCCAAATCAATCACAAAAAGATGCTGAACACACAGGATATTGTCATTGTGATTACCAGTAGTTAAtatcaggaagaaaaaaaacatttgttgcCGGAGCAAATCACTGAAATCATAGGAAAAAAGATCATAAACTGCTACAACAGAGTGTGCAAACTGCAGGGTGCTACAGGTGTGATGTTTTCAGTTCCGTTTTATATGAAGTGCATGCAGATTTGGACTATTAGTGATTAATCCATTAATTGAGTAGCATTAAATTTATTTGTATCTGGTGTGATCATCGAATGATCAATGgagacattttcagaaaaaaagctttGGTGGTTCCAGCTCTTAAATGTGGGGAttttttgcccttttttttgtttgttttgttttcttatagtaaagtgaatatctttgggctttggactgtttgtcagagagcagaggtgaGGCTATCCATCTCATATTAAAAATTAGGAATACTCTTTGGTCACAACAGAGGATTGTTTGACAGCACCATTGATCTGAAAGTGCTTCCTCAAAGAGTCTTCTAACCATCTcgataaaatatatatatacagtataaaatgtCTGATGGACAGCTcataaaaaaagtcatatgTTTCCTCAGTAGCAACTCCGCTTCCATATCGAAACAAAGAGGGTAGCCAAAAATAACATACCTCCATTCTCAGTTTGCACATTGTGAACCACAATCAACTGTTTTTTACTGCATTTGTTATAAATTTGGTTTATACTGACACCCCTTTAAACTGGCTTTCAACTTACTTTTCAACTTACTTGTATGGTTTGATATCTCTACTTTTAATCTAATTCATCTGTTTTCCTATTTATCATATCAAGGACGTGTAATTTCTTGCTGGCCATCTGGATTAGAAAAATACTTGCACCTTGAGAAAAGAGTTGTCACTGAGCAGCAgactaaattttttttttcatccagatgGTTCGGGGAGTCTTTGAAGACTCTGAAAATACTTTAAGAACAGACCTTCTAGGTATTTCAAAGaggatatttatttttcaaaaaatatgatgctttgAGCTGTGCAACCAGAACGTAATGATAATACATCCAGTAAGGGCACAAAATAGGGCTCCTTGGACTCTGGAAAATTGTGATGGGCAGTTTTATTTAACAATTTTCTCTCACTCTATTGACCAAATGAAGGATGGcttaaacaagaaaataattagtAAAGAacataatcattagttgcagccttatggTAAGGGGACATGGGGCTCAAAGTAAAGAGGGTGAGTCATCTGCAAGTGTGTGGGcaagaaacaaagagacagatgcATATAATACTCAGCAGCCCACTCTAACAAAAAAGGCTATTTTTCATGGCTGTCCCCACTGTTCCCCAAGATAAATGGTATTGCTCTGCAGGTCGTGGGGTCGTATAAATGATTAGGTCAatctccctggctttgtttaCAATGCACATACTTGGCATCTCCAAGGCCAACAGTTCTTGGTGTTCTTGGTGTCAGTGATTTGCACTGTGAGAAATtgcaaataataatatgaagTGTTCTGTGGCGTGAGACAAAAGCAAAAGGAGATGTGCCGTCAGCTGGTGTGTATCTGTGAATGTATGTTTTCAGCTTTTGTGTAATCATAATGATCAGCATCATCATGATCTTCTGCTGCAGCGTCCACAGTGACTGGTTTTACTCTCTCCTGCTTTTCAACatcacactgattttttttccttatctgtttttcttgtctcttcTTTGTCCTTGCAtgtctctcctttttcttttactgttttttctcttctattCATCACTCCTGTGTGACAATAACTATCTGAAGCAGTGCCAAGGTTAACAATTCTTATCTTCTAATGCTTTCTTTGAGGATATTGGCAGTCATGAGCCAGGCTGCTGCAAATAgtctggaaacattttcccaCACCAGAGGTCCTACCCTATAGAAATCACATAAGActtactgttattttttccacttaATGTATAGACCAGAACAGTAAATATATTGGGACAGAATCTGGAGACTTTGTATGACGCACACtgacaaagaggaaacaatCAAATTGTTCCCATAAcattttttaagtgtgtgtgtttgtttgtgaatatactgtacagtacatgtttaTTTGAAAGACAGAGCATAAGCTGGTTCTGGAGGTGACCCGCTGTTATGGAGGGTCCCCAAATAACTCTGGCTGTTTTGACAACAGGGTGACACTGAAGGgagagatggtgtgtgtgtgtgtgtgtgtgtctgtctgtgtgtgtgagaaaactgaaatgaagGGGAAAGATgaagaggtcagagagagagggaggagaagtaGGGGGCCGATCATGTGTAGATTAAGACAAGGAGCATGGCGCTAACACTGTCTGGGTGAGGAGTTCAGTTCCCACTGCAGCTAGCTAGCAGTCTTTAATTCAACTGCAGTCCTATGCATAAAGCTGTACTCTAAATTGCACATATAAATAATGCAAAACATCTGCAAATTAACCTCTTAAAACCCTCAAAAAGCCAGTCTCTCCTGGGATGCAAAAATGTTATCATTTGAACCTTTTTCGAGTTCTTTCAGTTTTGACTGTGTGGTTATATGTTAGCGCAGCTTTACACTGACTGAATTACAAACAAAAGGGAAGGGTCTTCCCTCAGCAGGGGTAACAAGCCACAGCAACAGACCGTTGAGTTGCCCAACATGTGAATATGTTCCATTAATGTTAGGATCCACATCGTCTTCACACACAGTGGAAATTCAGTACGGCAGCTGCTCATATGCATCTTAGTTCTGCTGATAACGTAGTCTTTGCTCTTATGGATTATCAGCTATGAAGTGATTGACAACCATGGACCCACAAACCCttgcatttgtgtttgcaggatttgagcaaactgaaaatgaagttAACTCACTGCAGT contains:
- the ntsr1 gene encoding neurotensin receptor type 1, which encodes MDLNFTLSGHDLSDWSALAQRLFGNNSLSPFDNSTAAPKTDEEDLEVNTDVYSKVIVTVIYAALFAVGSLGNSITLYTLLTKKTLQNLQSTVHYHLASLAVSDLLILVLSMPIELYNFIWFHHPWVFGDAVCRGYYFLRDSCSYATALNIASLSVERYMAICHPFKAKSIMSRSRTKKLISAMWLASFALAMPMLFTMGQVMRKGEKICTTIVSPVTMKTVLQVNAFLSFVVPMVAISALNGIIANQLLRMFREAEQDNRVCIIGGNPTMLNVTVEPNRAQSLRHGVLVLRAVVIAFVVCWLPYHARRLMFCYVPYWSPDLYDFYHYFYMLTNVLFYVSSAINPILYNLVSANYRQIFFSTLRYFCMPCRHTPRRHPRPLTRHSISISSNHTLSTNIIKETAY